The Syntrophales bacterium genomic interval ACCAAGGGGATATCTTCACTACCGGTATGGTAGGCTGGCCTGGCGTAGTCCACATTAAAGATAGGAATTTCGCCCCTATTATAGAAAAGGCCCTTTCCGTGCCCGGTTTCCCGGAAGATAGAAACGGGCGGTCGGTGATGTGCGGCTTTGGACACAATGCCGTTCTGAGTGTCGCCGATAAGGTAATTGAGGGAGTCAAGGGTAAGGCCATCCGCCATTTCTTCCTGGTAGCCGGCTGCGATGGAGCCAAACCGGGGCGGAATTACTACACCGAGTTTGTAGAGAAAGTGCCAAAGGATTGCGTGGTCCTGACCCTTGCCTGCGGTAAGTTCCGCTTCTTCGACAAAAATCTTGGCGACATTGGAGGCATCCCCAGGCTACTGGATATAGGTCAGTGTAATGACGCCTATTCGGCCATCCAGATCGCCGTGGCCCTGGCAAAGGCATTCAACATAGGGGCCAACGAGTTACCCCTCTCTATGATCCTTTCCTGGTATGAGCAAAAGGCTGTGGCCATTCTGCTGACACTTTTACACTTGGGGATTAAGGGGATTCGCCTTGGCCCAAGCCTTCCGGCCTTTATTTCTCCTAATGTGCTTGGTGTGCTGGTGAAGAACTTTGACATTAAACCAGTCTCCACACCTGATGAGGATCTGAAGGCAATATTGGGCTGAGTTCGCATCCATCTCCCATGGAGGACGCAAAGGGGAAGAAATCAAGGAATTGAGGAATTTAATATTCGTATCCATTGCGTCCTCCGCTTACTCTGTAGCGAAGGATAACACAAATCAAAATAAGGGGGGGAAACAACTATGAAGTGCCCGGGACAGGACACCCGTTACTGGAAACCAGGAGCGATCTTCGAAACCGCGTGTACAAAGTGTGGTAATCCGGTAGAGCTCTTTAAGGACGAGGCCACCCGCCGTTGTAAGAAGTGCGGGACAATGCTTGTCAACCCAAAGATGGACTTTGGTTGCGCCGCATACTGCAAGTTTGCCGAGCAATGCCTCGGGAGCCTGCCCCCGGAGCTTTCGGCTCAGAGAGATGATCTATTAAAGGACCGCGTCGCCATTGAGATGAAGCGCTATTTTAAACAGGACTTCAAGCGGATTGGCCATGCCTCCAGGGTAGCCCGTTACGCAGGGGAAATTTTTAAAGAGGAAGGAGGAGATCCGGCGGTGATATTATCCGCTGCCTATCTCCATGATATTGGCATCAAGGAAGCGGAGTGGAAATACCAGAGTACAGCGGCACGTTATCAAGAAGAGGAAGGGCCGCCCATTGCCCGTGAGATTCTTTCGAAATTGGGAGCCGGCGAGGAACTGGTCGCAGAGGTTTGCGACATCGTTGGTCACCACCATCACCCGAGACCCCAGGAGACGCTGAATTTCAAAGTGCTCTACGACGCCGATCTGATTGTGAATATGGAAGAGAACAAGAAGGATGGTTCCATGGATACAGAGAAACTGACCTCCCTTATTGGAAAGGCCTTCCTTACCGAAGGCGGTCGCAAGCTGGCGAAGAGCGTTTTAAGGAGAAAAACATGAAGATCAAACGTAATATCGTTGAAATTGACGAAGAAAAGTGCGACGGCTGCGGGCAGTGCATGCCCTCCTGCGCCGAAGGAGCCATTCAGATTCTGGATGGAAAGGCGAGACTTATTTCGGAAAAATACTGTGATGGATTGGGAGCCTGTCTGGGAGAATGTCCGAACGACGTCATCAGGATCGTGGAACGAGATGCGGATGATTTTGATGAGGTAGCTGTAGAGGAACATCTGCACGCAAAGAAAATGGCGGGTGAAACCAAAGAGGCAACTATGGCCTGTGGCTGTCCGTCTGCTCATATCCAGAGTTTTGCACCATCGGAACCGTGCCGGGAGGCTAACGAGCCCGTGTATCATGGTGGTGGAGCTTGATAAGCTATTGCTTTTTGACGGTGGGAGTATAAGAAGAACGGCCTTGTGTGCCAATGAGATAATGACACAAAATGTGGGGTGTGGCACCGATGATCGTGGAAGGGATGTATCTGGACGTCTGTTCTTCCGGGTGGGCAGTTCGTATTTCGGCCATTTCACCCGTGACGAGGGCCTTTTCAGGCATAATCCGGGCAGACCTGTCCTGTATGCTCATTATGCCTGAGGCGTTATGACTGAATATAGACATCCCAACCGCTCTTACGTTTTCTTACAGAGGGAACAGGCAGGCCAGCAGGAAGCACAGAGGGGATGTATCTCATCGCAGAGGTAAAAGTTGAGGATTGGCTGGTAGCAGTTACTGCAGAGCAGATACTCCAGATTGTCGCTTATTGGATTCAGAGGTATCTCGCGAAGCTTCCTGTTTTTACGCCGTTGCAGATACACCTGGGCAACCGCAGCGTGCACAAAGATATGAAGGGCATTAATTGGTTCTATCGTAATTTCCACGGCGTACCTGTCGCAGACATCCCTGATTTTTCTGTGGCACTCAATCCTTGTTGCCTCCAGGCGAGATAACCCCAGCTTGACATCCTCTTCCCCGCATCCCTTCTTCATGATATTTTTCTCTATCTCTCCGGCAATGGTTGTGTAATACTCCTGTAGCCTTTTCAGGTCCCGGTTAAGCCTCCTGTTGAGACTCTTCAGAAAGTCCTGAAATTGGACCAGCGACAGTTTACCGGCAACGGCCTTGCCCTTTTTCAGAGTCCTTGAGATATCCGGAATCTCTGAAGCAGGCAGATCATACGAGGCATCTTCCCACTTATCTTTCAGCTTTTCTCCCATTCCCAGGGCGACTGTATCTGCCTGCCCATTGAGAACAACGGTTAAAATACGTTCCGCCTTTGTATCCGAGACGGCGCTGACCAGGAAGTTCATCAGCAGATAGCTGCACTGTTTGATCTCACAACTTACGAAGCGAAAGATGCCGTTTTGCACAGCCAGGTTGTTTGTAAGCAATGCCTCGATATTCTTAGGGTTGGGCTTCAGATGGGGAAAAGATACCGCCGCCAGTAACCCCTTTGCAGAAATCAGAGGTTTCAGGGAATCAAGAATCTCGCTCCCCTGAAGGAGATGATCCTGCCCGACGCCTTTCCCTTGAAACACCAGGGTTCCCATCTCGCCAACGGAAAGCATCTTTTGCAGAACCTCCGGAAAGAGGACCTTGAGATGACTATCCCTTCCCTCGACAAGGCAGCCCTCTCTTTCCAGGACTTTTGCCACTAGCGTCCGACTATCCATAGCCCCTCAGACGACCGTCTCCTCAAACTTCATAATCGTCGCCAAAAAGCATCTCATCTAATTGTTTGGTTTTTTCATAACCCTTTTTGGCTGTCATGATCTCTTCACCCAATCTGTTAAAGGAATTCTCGAGGTCTGAATCATTCTTTGCATTGATCCAGAGGTCCATGATAATGTTGCTGAAATCCTTATCCGTTTCGAGGTTGCCCAGGATGGTGTCAATCTCCCCGATGACCAGTTCAAACATGTTGATTTTGTCATCCAGGATCTTCATCATATAATCTTCAATACTCCCCGCCAGACAGAGATTAAACACATAGACATCACGCTGCTGGCCGATGCGGTGGAGCCGTCCTATCCGCTGCTCTAAACGCATCGGGTTCCAGGGGAGATCGTAGTTGATCAGGGTATTGCAGAACTGGAGGTTTCGCCCCTCTCCACCTGTTTCCGTACTGACAAGGACGGGAACATTATCCCTGAATGCTGCGATAGCTTCATCTTTTTGTCGTAATGTCATCGCGCCGCTGAACAGGGCGTAAGGATAACCCCTTGAGGAGAGAAGACCTTCCAGATATTCCATAGTCTTTATGTATTTGACGAAGATAATCTTTTTATCCCCATTCCGGCCAATGATCTCCATCAGTTTCTCCCCTTTAGATGTCCGGTCAATCTTTCCGATCCCGGAAAGTGCATCCTCCAGGGACTGGTAGCCACGCGGATCTTCAGAAGCTCTCTTCTCCAGGAGATGGCGGATGGCCTCTCTCAGGGCAAAGGGGGAACTTCCCGCCGTCATGAGCAGATTCTGGCTGGTAAACTGTTCCCGCGGCGCCTCCCTCCCATGGTGAAAGTCTCTGATAAAACGGCTGACCTCCTGATAAATCTCATACTCCACGGGTTTGGGTTCAACATAAAAGGTCGTCGCAAAACGCTTGGGCAGCTTGACATCAACCAGCGAGCGGGTATTGCGGATCATCACATCCCGCAGGAGCGCCCGTAACTTATCGGGATTACTCGGCGCCCGCAGATTTCCCCGTTTTACATGTTCCCTTTTGAATTCGGCCTCTGTACTGAGGGTCCCCGGTCTGAGAAGGGTGATCAGGTTGTACAATTCCAGGAGGTTGTTTTGCACGGGTGTAGCGCTCAAAAGAAAAATGAACTTTTTCCGGAGAGAATTGACCAGCTTGTAGTTTAAGGTTGTCCTGTTCCGGAGATAATGAGCCTCATCAACGATAACCAGATCATAGTTCAGAGAGGTTATGATCTCAAAATTCTTTCGTGACTTAGCCGTATTGATGGAGGCGATAATGCGGTCATGTCCCTGCCAGAAATCCTGGGGATTATCCCGATAGGAAACATCTTCTGTGGTAGAAAAATCAAGGCCAAACTTTGTCTGCATTTCTTCCTGCCATTGGGAAATTAGGGTAGGAGGGGTCAGGATGATTATCCTTTTTATCATCCCCCTGATGAGATACTCTTTCATCAGCATCCCGGCCTCAATAGTCTTGCCCAATCCAACCTCATCAGCCAACAGTACCCTTCCCCTGAACCGCTTCAGGACATTGGAT includes:
- a CDS encoding 4Fe-4S binding protein; translated protein: MKIKRNIVEIDEEKCDGCGQCMPSCAEGAIQILDGKARLISEKYCDGLGACLGECPNDVIRIVERDADDFDEVAVEEHLHAKKMAGETKEATMACGCPSAHIQSFAPSEPCREANEPVYHGGGA
- a CDS encoding HD domain-containing protein codes for the protein MKCPGQDTRYWKPGAIFETACTKCGNPVELFKDEATRRCKKCGTMLVNPKMDFGCAAYCKFAEQCLGSLPPELSAQRDDLLKDRVAIEMKRYFKQDFKRIGHASRVARYAGEIFKEEGGDPAVILSAAYLHDIGIKEAEWKYQSTAARYQEEEGPPIAREILSKLGAGEELVAEVCDIVGHHHHPRPQETLNFKVLYDADLIVNMEENKKDGSMDTEKLTSLIGKAFLTEGGRKLAKSVLRRKT
- a CDS encoding SNF2-related protein, whose protein sequence is MESDGHLIEANFEYHRGNLKTAKHHVQKAINLYPEGTTAYRLWGQICMDELDFTGAVKCFQDILKLVPTDLEAKFFLGYNLIRQGSCEEAIDAYQKFLEAIEGKRLDKRGRQFKNTTQKGIREAKRILKFRIDTVKSPDGKEQREGTGVPVAALTQHSEKETPLPKEPPLLDMSAFQDKSLVNKELDIKINFVDDEFLQRIPQDTYHSFEDYNLLFHYHRLGLVKEFDELLCLEHLQSVDKYWYQIETVSNVLKRFRGRVLLADEVGLGKTIEAGMLMKEYLIRGMIKRIIILTPPTLISQWQEEMQTKFGLDFSTTEDVSYRDNPQDFWQGHDRIIASINTAKSRKNFEIITSLNYDLVIVDEAHYLRNRTTLNYKLVNSLRKKFIFLLSATPVQNNLLELYNLITLLRPGTLSTEAEFKREHVKRGNLRAPSNPDKLRALLRDVMIRNTRSLVDVKLPKRFATTFYVEPKPVEYEIYQEVSRFIRDFHHGREAPREQFTSQNLLMTAGSSPFALREAIRHLLEKRASEDPRGYQSLEDALSGIGKIDRTSKGEKLMEIIGRNGDKKIIFVKYIKTMEYLEGLLSSRGYPYALFSGAMTLRQKDEAIAAFRDNVPVLVSTETGGEGRNLQFCNTLINYDLPWNPMRLEQRIGRLHRIGQQRDVYVFNLCLAGSIEDYMMKILDDKINMFELVIGEIDTILGNLETDKDFSNIIMDLWINAKNDSDLENSFNRLGEEIMTAKKGYEKTKQLDEMLFGDDYEV